Genomic window (Longimicrobium sp.):
GAGCTGGTGCTGAACGCCGGCGTCGCCCGCGCCGCCGGCGAGCGGCTGGACGACGAGGGGCGGAAGACGTGGTCCGCCGCCGCCGCCGCGGTGATGGAGCGCGCCTTTCCCGCCGACCCCGTGCGCCCGGAGGAGCGGGAGCGGTGCGAGGGGCTGCTCCCGCACGCGCTGGCCGCCGCGGAACACGCGGCGGAGACCGGCGCGGGGCTGGCGCCGGCCGCGCAGGTGCTGCACCTGGCCGGCCGCTTCGCGCTGGAGGTGCGCGCCGACTACCGCGGCGCCCGCCGTCTGCTGGAGCGCGCCGCCGAGCTGCGCCGCCGCGCCCACGGCGAGGGCGACGTGCGCGTGGCGTGGGACCTGACCTACCTGAACGGCGCGCTGCTGAACCTGGGCGAATGGCCCACCATGGCCGCCAACGCCGTCCGCGCCGCCGAGATCCTGGAGGCCGAGCACGGCCCGGAGGACCGCACCGTCATCACCCACGCCAACAACGCGGCGCTGCTGCTGATGCGCGCCGACGAGCTGGACGCGGCGCGCGCCTGGTTCCGCCGGGCGCTGAAGCGCGCGCAGACGGTATTCGGCCTGGGACACCCCTTCACCGCGACCATCCTGAGCAACGTGGGCGACCTGTGCCTGCGCGTGGGCGACCCCTCCGGCGCGCGCGAGGCGTACGTGCACGCCTTGGAGATCGACGAGCGCGCGTACGGCCCCGGCCACAACAGCACCGCCCGCGACCAGGCCAAGCTGGGCGAGCTGCTGGCCGGCATGGGCGACCCCGACGCCGCCCGCCCCTACCTTGAGCGCGCCGCCGCCTGGTTCACCGAGACCGCCGGCCCCGACGACGCACGGACGAAGGCGATCACCGCCACGCTGGCGCGTATCAACGGAATCGAGGGAGGCGAAGGCGGCGAAGGCGGCGAATCCCCCGGCTGATCGGCGGACGTGAAAACATCAACGGGCTGCGGGAGATGATCGGCGGCTCGCCAGAATCATCCGCAGTCCGGCGGCATTTCGATCTCCCGACTCGTTGGTTCCGGTGACCGCCATGTGACAGCGGGGGCGCTTCGCGCCGGAGCCCTCATCCCCCCGGCCCCCCTTCTCCCGACACCAGGAGAAGGGGGGAGCACTCCGCGTGAGGAGAGGCATCGGCGCGGCCGGGCTGCATCCTGCCCGCCAAGCTGGTTCCCTCCCCCGGCCCCTCCGCCCGCTCCGCGGGGGAGGGGAGAACTCACCGCATGCACGGCCGTCCTTGCATCACTCGAATGTCGAGGCGGCAGTCCCGCAGGGACTTTGTGCTGTTGTTGCCGCGACTTCAGTCGCCCGGAGCAATCCCGGCCCGATCACCGCCGCATCCACTCCCGCACTCCCGCACTCCCGCACTCCCGCACTCCCGCACTCCCGCACGCACTCTCGCACTTCCGCACTCTCGCACCTCCCGTTCCCTCGCTGGCCCTCATCCTGCAATGCCCTGCCGATCCCGCGCGCACCCAGGGGAGGCGTGCGCCCGGGCCGCAAACACCCACCCGACGGCATGACGGCTACGGCGAAGGCAACGAAGGGCACGCTCCACGACACGGTGCAGCGGATCGCGGACGAGGCGGGCGCGCAGCGCGTGGGCGTGGCCTGGTACGACTATGAAACGAAACGTGCGTGGGACCTGGACGGCGACGAGTGGTTCCACGCCGCCAGCACCATCAAGGTGCCCATCCTGCTCGGCGTGTTCGGCGCCGCGCACCGGGGCGTGCTGGTGCTGGACAGCCGCGTGCACGTGCGCAACCGCTTCTACAGCGCGGCCGATGGCAAGCCGTTCCACGTGGAGAGCGGGCGCGACGCCAACAGCGAGGTGCACCGCGCGCTGGGCAAGACCATGAAGGTGAACGAGCTGGCGTACCACATGATCGTCACCAGCAGCAACCTGGCGACGAACCTCCTGGTGGACCTCGTCGGAATCGACGAGATCCGCAAATCGGTGGAGAAGCTGGGGGTGACGGGCGTGGAGCTGCACCGCGGCGTGGAAGACGAGCGGGCGTGGGAGAAGGGGCTGAACAACCGGGTGACGGCGAAGGGGCTCATCTCCGTCCTTCGCCCCATCGAGGAGGGGACGGCGTTCGACGTGCCGCTCTCGGCGCGGATGCTGGAGATCCTGCACGACCAGGAGTTCAGGAGCGGGATCCCCGCCGGGGTGCCGGAGGGCGCGCGGGTGGCCAACAAGACGGGCGAGATCAGCACCGTGGCGCACGACGCGGCCATCGTCTACCTCCCCGGCCGCAAGCCGTACTGCCTGGCCGTGCTCACGCAGTGGGAGCCGGGCGCCTCGGGACGCAGCGACACCATCGCCCGCATCTCGCGCGCGATCTACGAGCACCTGACCGCGGGGGAAGGCCGGGATGGCTGACTTTCCCCTGCAGGTGACCGACGGCGCGCGGCTGAACGACGAGCTGCGCCGGATCCTGCGCCCCGGCGAGCTGATGCGCGGGCGCGACGGGCGGCTGCGGCGGCTGCCGCGCTTCTTCTACCGCGTGCCCACCTGGGAGGTGGCGCTGGAGACGGGGCTGGCGCCCAACTTCGAGATCTGGGAGTTCCTGAACGTGGACGTGCGCGAGACGGAGCGGCTGAGGAGCGGCTGGCCGCGCTACCTTCCCTGCGCCGTGAGCCTGCTGGCCTCGTTCCTGGAGCTCTTCCGCCGCGAGGTGGGCACCTACGTGCACATCGCCGCCAACGGGGGATACCGCTCGCCCGCGCACGCGCTGTCCACCCACGCCAGCACGCACTGCTGGGGAACGGCCGCCAACATCTACCGCGTGGGCGACGACTGGCTGGACGACCGGAAGACCATCTCCCGCTACGCGAAGATCGCGGAAAGGCTGATGCCGGGCGTGTGGGTGCGGCCGTATGGGAGCGGGGTGGCCGAGGCCGACGACCACCTGCACGTGGACCTGGGATGGACGGTGGTGGTGCCGCACGGGGTGCCCGGCGAGCGCGCGCGGCGCGAGGACGAGCTGCAGCCGCAGGAGCCGGGCGAAGTGGAAACGAGCGAGACCGAAACCGCCGGAGCAGTGGCCCCATGAGCATGAAGGCGAAGAAGGAAGACTACGCGACCAAGAGCGGGCGCGCCCGGCAGGCGCGGCTGAAGCTGGCCGCGATCGGGATGGAGGCCGAGTTCCAGGTGGCGGTGGACGGCGAGCTGGTGCGCCCCGAAGACGTGTTCGGCGACCCGCGCGCCTTCGTGCGCGGCGACCTGATGCACCGCATGGGCACCTCGTACCACCTGCCCACCGGCGGCGCCGTGTACTTCGACACCGGCGTCATCGAGGTGGCCACGCCGGTGATCGAGATCGAGCGGGGGTGCGCCGCGCGCGCCGGCCGCTCGCTCTGGGAGGCCATCCTCTTCGTGCGGCAGGAGCTGGACGCGTGGGAGGAGCGGAACGGGCGCGAGGTGCGCCTGGTGGGCTTCAGCACGCACTACAACGTGTCGTTCGAGCTGCCGCGGGCGCG
Coding sequences:
- a CDS encoding tetratricopeptide repeat protein; the encoded protein is MTGSTPDPQAALDRVAQAAPDAAALLALCSFLDVTRPIPVSALEAGAEALPRVPGAALHDPDARERLWDALLDAGAGGVAGGELVLNAGVARAAGERLDDEGRKTWSAAAAAVMERAFPADPVRPEERERCEGLLPHALAAAEHAAETGAGLAPAAQVLHLAGRFALEVRADYRGARRLLERAAELRRRAHGEGDVRVAWDLTYLNGALLNLGEWPTMAANAVRAAEILEAEHGPEDRTVITHANNAALLLMRADELDAARAWFRRALKRAQTVFGLGHPFTATILSNVGDLCLRVGDPSGAREAYVHALEIDERAYGPGHNSTARDQAKLGELLAGMGDPDAARPYLERAAAWFTETAGPDDARTKAITATLARINGIEGGEGGEGGESPG
- a CDS encoding serine hydrolase, yielding MTATAKATKGTLHDTVQRIADEAGAQRVGVAWYDYETKRAWDLDGDEWFHAASTIKVPILLGVFGAAHRGVLVLDSRVHVRNRFYSAADGKPFHVESGRDANSEVHRALGKTMKVNELAYHMIVTSSNLATNLLVDLVGIDEIRKSVEKLGVTGVELHRGVEDERAWEKGLNNRVTAKGLISVLRPIEEGTAFDVPLSARMLEILHDQEFRSGIPAGVPEGARVANKTGEISTVAHDAAIVYLPGRKPYCLAVLTQWEPGASGRSDTIARISRAIYEHLTAGEGRDG